The Exiguobacterium aurantiacum DSM 6208 genome includes a window with the following:
- a CDS encoding VOC family protein, whose amino-acid sequence MKIEHIALWVNDLEQMRQFYETYLGATANDKYTNERKQFESYFLTFPDSTCRLELMRRPDIESASRETLGYTHIAFSLGSKAAVDALTARLQDDGYPLLDGPRTTGDGYYESVMLDPEQNKLELTV is encoded by the coding sequence ATGAAAATCGAACACATCGCCCTCTGGGTGAACGACCTTGAACAGATGCGTCAGTTTTACGAGACGTATCTCGGGGCAACGGCGAACGATAAGTATACGAACGAACGGAAACAGTTCGAATCGTATTTCCTGACGTTCCCTGATTCGACGTGCCGCCTCGAGCTGATGCGTCGCCCGGATATCGAAAGCGCGTCCCGGGAGACGCTCGGGTACACCCATATCGCCTTCAGCCTCGGCAGCAAGGCGGCGGTCGATGCGCTCACCGCCCGTCTTCAAGATGACGGCTATCCGCTACTCGACGGGCCACGGACGACAGGCGACGGTTACTATGAAAGTGTCATGCTTGACCCCGAGCAAAATAAACTTGAACTGACCGTATAA
- the xerD gene encoding site-specific tyrosine recombinase XerD has translation MRSQVESFLQYMTVEKRMSSNTRQAYASDLTQYLSTLTQLGVTNWNEVTRAHIVKHMEELSQAGRAASSLRRAVSSIRTFHHYLKMTNGASTDPALYLETPKAERQLPDTWSQEEVERLLDSVPTSDPLALRDRAMLELLYGTGMRVSELLGLDLDDLQFELGYLQCEGKGESARIIPVSSVAQSFVERYIQQARNGIGGRETEALFLNGRGGRLSRQGFWKMIKRRAKEAGIQKEITPHVLRHSFATHLLENGADLRAIQQMLGHADLSTTQVYTHVNKARLHDVYRKHHPRA, from the coding sequence ATGCGTTCGCAAGTCGAGTCATTTTTACAGTATATGACCGTTGAAAAACGAATGTCATCGAACACGCGACAAGCCTATGCGAGCGATTTGACCCAATACTTATCGACGTTGACTCAGCTCGGCGTGACGAATTGGAATGAAGTCACACGCGCCCATATCGTCAAACATATGGAAGAGTTATCGCAGGCGGGTCGGGCCGCCTCGTCGCTCCGGCGTGCCGTCAGCTCGATTCGCACGTTTCATCACTATTTGAAGATGACGAACGGGGCATCGACAGACCCGGCGCTCTATCTCGAGACCCCGAAAGCGGAACGGCAGTTGCCGGATACGTGGTCGCAAGAAGAAGTCGAGCGTTTGCTTGACAGTGTGCCGACGTCCGACCCGCTCGCGCTTCGGGACCGGGCCATGCTCGAACTGCTTTACGGCACGGGTATGCGCGTCAGCGAACTTCTTGGACTTGATTTGGATGATTTACAGTTCGAATTGGGGTATCTACAGTGTGAAGGGAAGGGAGAGAGCGCTCGCATCATCCCGGTATCGTCCGTCGCTCAAAGCTTCGTCGAGCGATACATCCAGCAAGCCCGCAACGGCATCGGCGGTCGAGAGACCGAGGCGCTGTTTTTGAACGGGCGCGGTGGCCGGCTCAGTCGCCAAGGATTTTGGAAGATGATCAAACGCCGCGCGAAAGAAGCCGGTATCCAAAAAGAAATCACGCCGCACGTGCTCCGGCACTCGTTTGCGACACACCTTCTTGAGAATGGCGCCGACTTGCGTGCCATTCAACAGATGCTCGGGCACGCTGACCTCTCCACGACCCAAGTTTACACCCATGTCAACAAGGCACGGCTCCACGATGTTTATCGCAAACATCACCCTCGTGCGTAA
- the deoB gene encoding phosphopentomutase — MKKFKRIFLVVMDSVGIGEAPDADQFGDVGSDTLGHIAREHGGLKMPNMGRLGLSNIKPIAGIEPSNSPSAYGRMEEISAGKDTMTGHWEIMGLHIDTPFRVFEEFPDDLIDRLKEFSGRDIIGNKPASGTEILDELGEEHVKTGALIVYTSADSVLQIAAHEEVVPLDELYRICEYAREITREDPYMLGRIIARPFLGTPGAWVRTSNRHDYALKPFGKTVMNTLETAGKDVIALGKISDIYDGEGVTKAVRTKSNMDGMDKLVASLDEDFEGLCFLNLVDFDALFGHRRDPKGYALALEEYDARLPEVFAKLREDDLLIITADHGNDPTAPGTDHTREYVPLIVHHHGSTAVDLGIRGTFADIGATVADNFEVDAPAHGKSFLNEI; from the coding sequence GTGAAGAAATTTAAACGTATTTTCCTGGTCGTCATGGATTCGGTCGGGATCGGAGAAGCTCCAGATGCCGACCAGTTCGGTGATGTCGGTTCGGACACGCTCGGTCATATCGCTCGCGAGCACGGCGGGTTGAAGATGCCGAACATGGGCCGACTTGGCCTCTCGAACATCAAACCGATCGCCGGCATCGAGCCGTCGAACTCACCGAGCGCCTATGGACGGATGGAAGAAATCTCGGCCGGAAAAGACACGATGACTGGTCACTGGGAAATCATGGGCCTTCATATTGACACGCCGTTCCGCGTGTTCGAGGAGTTCCCGGACGATTTGATCGATCGACTCAAAGAGTTCAGCGGACGCGACATCATCGGCAACAAGCCGGCCTCAGGGACGGAAATCTTGGATGAGCTCGGCGAAGAGCACGTCAAGACCGGCGCATTGATCGTATACACGTCAGCCGACTCGGTGCTTCAAATCGCCGCCCACGAAGAAGTCGTGCCGCTCGACGAGTTGTATCGCATCTGTGAGTACGCCCGTGAAATCACGCGTGAAGACCCTTACATGCTCGGTCGGATCATCGCCCGCCCGTTTCTCGGGACGCCTGGCGCTTGGGTTCGGACGTCAAACCGTCACGACTATGCGCTGAAACCGTTCGGCAAGACGGTCATGAACACGCTCGAGACGGCCGGTAAAGACGTGATCGCCCTCGGGAAGATCAGCGACATTTATGACGGCGAGGGCGTGACGAAAGCCGTCCGCACGAAATCGAACATGGACGGGATGGACAAGCTCGTCGCTTCGCTCGATGAAGACTTCGAAGGTCTCTGCTTCTTGAACCTCGTCGATTTCGATGCGCTCTTCGGTCATCGCCGCGACCCGAAAGGCTATGCGCTCGCACTCGAAGAGTATGATGCACGTTTGCCGGAAGTGTTCGCGAAATTGCGCGAAGATGATTTGCTCATCATCACGGCCGATCACGGGAACGACCCGACGGCGCCGGGAACGGACCATACGCGTGAATACGTGCCGCTCATCGTCCACCATCACGGTTCGACAGCGGTCGACCTCGGCATCCGAGGCACGTTCGCGGATATCGGCGCCACAGTCGCCGACAACTTCGAAGTCGACGCGCCAGCACACGGAAAGAGTTTCTTAAACGAAATTTGA
- a CDS encoding purine-nucleoside phosphorylase, with protein sequence MVNWNETKAFLQERMNGTPEIGLILGSGLGVLADEIENAVKIPYEDIPHFPVSTVEGHAGQLVFGDLEGKRVVAMQGRFHFYEGYSMEQVTFPVRVLKLIGVETLIVTNAAGACNESFNPGDLMIITDHINFFGTSPLIGKNASDFGTRFPDMSEAYDKELVRLTEGVAAKLGLSVQKGVYFGNTGPTYETPAEVKMARLLGGDVVGMSTVPEVIVARHSDMRVLGISCVSNMAAGILDQPLNHEEVIETTERVRQDFLSLVRGTIQSM encoded by the coding sequence ATGGTAAACTGGAACGAAACAAAGGCATTTTTACAGGAACGCATGAACGGAACACCCGAAATCGGACTCATCCTTGGCTCAGGACTTGGCGTCCTCGCTGACGAGATCGAGAACGCGGTCAAAATCCCATACGAAGACATCCCGCATTTCCCTGTGTCGACGGTCGAAGGCCACGCCGGCCAACTCGTCTTCGGTGACCTTGAAGGGAAACGCGTCGTCGCGATGCAAGGCCGTTTCCATTTCTATGAAGGGTATTCGATGGAACAAGTGACGTTCCCGGTCCGCGTCCTCAAATTGATCGGTGTCGAGACGCTCATCGTCACGAATGCAGCCGGTGCGTGCAATGAATCGTTCAACCCGGGAGACTTGATGATCATCACCGACCATATCAACTTCTTCGGGACGAGCCCGCTCATCGGCAAGAACGCGAGCGACTTCGGGACACGCTTCCCGGACATGTCAGAAGCGTACGATAAAGAGCTCGTCAGGTTGACAGAAGGCGTCGCAGCCAAACTCGGCCTCTCGGTCCAAAAAGGCGTCTACTTCGGGAACACGGGTCCGACTTACGAGACACCGGCCGAAGTTAAGATGGCCCGTCTGCTTGGCGGTGATGTCGTCGGGATGTCGACAGTGCCAGAAGTCATCGTCGCCCGTCACTCTGACATGCGCGTCCTCGGGATCTCGTGCGTCTCGAACATGGCGGCCGGCATTTTAGATCAACCGCTCAACCACGAAGAAGTCATCGAGACGACGGAACGTGTCCGTCAAGACTTCTTGTCACTCGTACGCGGCACGATCCAAAGCATGTGA
- a CDS encoding pyrimidine-nucleoside phosphorylase: MRMVDLILKKRNGGELNEEEIRFVVEGFTNETIPDYQMSALSMAIYFNGMTEKETASLTMEMVKSGDVIDLSNIEGKKVDKHSTGGVGDKISLIVAPLVASIGIPVAKMSGRGLGHTGGTIDKLESFPGFNVELTEEQFTKQVNDIKMSIIGQTGNLTPADKRLYALRDVTATVESIPLIASSIMSKKIAAGADSIVLDVKTGSGAFMKSFDDAKALAEEMVAIGKNVGRKTVAVITDMDQPLGFEVGNANEVKEAIEVLSGKDVEDLKTIALTIAGHMAVLGGFYPTFDEAYADLDKRIADGHALEVFRQFVAAQGGDASLVDDVTKLPQAKFETTFVAKQAGYVESIIADEVGVAAMLLGAGRATKDDQIDFAAGITLEKKVGDKVEAGDVIAVLRSNIEDMSSALERMDHAYTIGATKPEARPLIHAVIQ, from the coding sequence ATGCGTATGGTCGACTTGATTTTAAAGAAACGTAACGGTGGAGAATTGAACGAGGAAGAGATTCGCTTCGTTGTCGAAGGATTCACGAACGAGACGATCCCGGACTATCAAATGTCGGCGCTCTCGATGGCGATTTACTTCAACGGGATGACCGAGAAAGAGACGGCTTCATTGACGATGGAGATGGTCAAGTCAGGAGACGTCATTGACCTCTCGAACATCGAAGGTAAAAAAGTCGACAAACACTCGACAGGGGGCGTCGGCGACAAGATCAGCTTGATCGTCGCACCGCTCGTTGCTTCGATCGGGATCCCGGTCGCGAAGATGAGTGGGCGCGGCCTCGGACATACGGGTGGGACGATCGATAAGCTCGAATCGTTCCCAGGGTTCAACGTCGAGTTGACGGAAGAGCAGTTCACGAAACAAGTGAACGATATCAAAATGTCGATCATCGGTCAGACCGGCAACTTGACGCCGGCCGACAAGCGGCTCTACGCGCTTCGCGACGTCACGGCGACCGTCGAATCGATCCCGCTCATCGCGAGCTCGATCATGTCGAAGAAAATCGCGGCCGGTGCCGACAGCATCGTCCTCGACGTCAAGACGGGTTCAGGAGCGTTCATGAAATCGTTCGACGATGCCAAAGCGCTCGCTGAAGAGATGGTTGCCATCGGGAAAAACGTCGGCCGCAAGACGGTCGCTGTCATCACGGACATGGACCAACCGCTCGGATTCGAAGTCGGAAACGCCAACGAAGTGAAAGAAGCGATCGAAGTGTTGTCTGGGAAAGACGTCGAAGACTTGAAGACGATCGCTTTGACGATCGCAGGACACATGGCGGTCCTTGGCGGCTTCTACCCGACGTTCGATGAAGCATACGCCGACCTTGATAAGCGCATCGCGGACGGACATGCCCTTGAAGTGTTCCGTCAGTTCGTCGCGGCACAAGGCGGGGACGCTTCGCTCGTCGACGACGTGACGAAACTCCCGCAAGCGAAATTCGAGACGACGTTCGTCGCGAAGCAAGCCGGTTATGTCGAATCCATCATCGCGGATGAAGTCGGTGTCGCAGCGATGCTCCTCGGGGCCGGACGGGCGACGAAAGACGATCAAATCGATTTCGCGGCCGGCATCACGCTCGAGAAAAAAGTCGGCGACAAAGTCGAAGCGGGCGACGTCATCGCCGTCCTTCGCTCGAACATCGAAGATATGTCTTCTGCGCTCGAACGGATGGATCACGCGTACACGATCGGAGCGACGAAGCCTGAAGCACGACCGCTCATCCACGCGGTCATTCAGTAA
- a CDS encoding peptidylprolyl isomerase, with amino-acid sequence MKKGSMKLENGEMIEFDLFHDAAPITVDNFEELANSGFYNGLTFHRVIPGFVSQGGCPDGTGMGGSGKTIPCETSTSFPYKHEAGSLSMAHAGRNTGSSQFFIVHEPQPHLDGVHTVFGKVTSGLEHAVKLRQGTKMAEVKVWDEN; translated from the coding sequence ATGAAAAAAGGATCGATGAAACTTGAGAACGGTGAAATGATTGAATTCGATTTGTTTCATGACGCGGCACCAATCACGGTCGACAACTTTGAAGAACTTGCGAACAGCGGCTTCTATAACGGCTTGACGTTCCACCGTGTCATCCCGGGCTTCGTGAGCCAAGGCGGATGTCCGGACGGTACGGGTATGGGCGGATCGGGTAAGACGATCCCATGCGAGACGTCGACTTCGTTCCCATACAAGCACGAGGCAGGATCGCTCTCAATGGCGCACGCCGGCCGCAACACGGGTTCATCACAATTCTTCATCGTTCATGAGCCACAACCGCACTTAGACGGCGTCCACACAGTATTCGGGAAAGTGACGTCTGGCCTCGAGCACGCGGTCAAACTTCGCCAAGGAACGAAAATGGCCGAAGTCAAAGTATGGGACGAGAATTGA
- a CDS encoding GNAT family N-acetyltransferase, with translation MLVKYKQSYEKTAMGLLAFSCSDKSPLALLELVRSYEEDPARFLYLWKVGEDFVGIIGMEQQETTMHILHIALSPSFRGEKRSYELLDETRNLLPLDLTLVGQGKTGELLDKWNQVAI, from the coding sequence ATGCTGGTGAAATATAAACAATCGTATGAAAAGACGGCGATGGGGTTACTCGCATTCTCATGTAGCGATAAATCTCCGCTCGCACTGTTAGAACTCGTTCGGTCTTACGAAGAAGACCCTGCCCGTTTCCTTTACTTGTGGAAAGTCGGGGAAGACTTCGTCGGCATTATCGGAATGGAGCAACAGGAGACGACGATGCATATTTTGCACATCGCCTTGTCGCCATCGTTCCGCGGCGAGAAGCGTTCGTATGAGCTGCTCGATGAGACCCGGAACCTTCTCCCGCTTGACTTGACGCTCGTCGGACAAGGCAAGACGGGTGAGTTGCTCGACAAATGGAATCAAGTGGCCATTTAA
- a CDS encoding DUF309 domain-containing protein → MTTPFIHYTLLFECHADYFECHEVLEEAWQDGNRKQIGYAALIQYAVAHYHARRGNEAGAKKSIEALKRKLALASDELEMLGIDVPRFARDLERWPLPNELPLNEATRTNIECLKPTFGPTDLTFEQLVHKHIYRDRTPVVNERLLAIEQRKKARR, encoded by the coding sequence GTGACTACCCCTTTTATACATTATACGCTCTTGTTCGAATGCCATGCCGATTATTTTGAATGTCACGAAGTACTCGAGGAAGCTTGGCAGGACGGGAATCGCAAACAAATCGGTTACGCCGCACTCATTCAGTACGCTGTCGCCCACTATCACGCCCGACGCGGCAACGAGGCCGGGGCGAAGAAAAGCATCGAGGCTTTGAAACGTAAACTTGCCCTCGCCTCAGACGAATTGGAGATGCTCGGTATCGACGTGCCACGGTTCGCGCGTGATTTGGAACGCTGGCCGTTGCCGAACGAACTTCCGTTAAACGAAGCGACGCGTACGAACATCGAATGTTTGAAACCGACGTTCGGACCGACCGACCTGACTTTCGAACAGCTCGTCCACAAACACATTTATCGAGACCGTACCCCGGTCGTCAATGAACGGCTGCTCGCCATCGAGCAACGAAAAAAAGCTAGGCGCTGA
- a CDS encoding segregation and condensation protein A yields MEAYNVKIDTFEGPLDLLLHLIGKMELDIVDISVAEVTDQYVAFIRTMQKFELDVASEYLVMAATLLQLKSKQLLPPVPVEEDDIPDFAEEPTREGLIRQLIEYKAYKEAVVFMREQEEQRLELYSRPGEDLTRYMAEHVQPYDGPLNFSDLLHAYSKMVERKRWKERRKKTIQRETRTLEQQMARLHDHVSSERRTSFFAFFEERPDVSDLVVTFMALLELIKLRVVTTTQVDRDIEISFVETSKERDEAVVVL; encoded by the coding sequence ATGGAAGCGTACAATGTCAAAATCGATACGTTCGAAGGACCACTCGACCTGTTGCTCCACTTGATCGGAAAGATGGAGCTCGACATCGTCGACATCTCTGTCGCAGAAGTCACGGACCAGTATGTCGCCTTCATCCGCACAATGCAAAAGTTTGAACTCGACGTTGCGAGTGAGTACTTGGTCATGGCTGCGACGCTACTCCAATTGAAGAGTAAGCAGCTGTTGCCGCCGGTGCCGGTCGAAGAAGACGACATCCCGGATTTTGCCGAAGAACCGACACGGGAAGGGTTGATTCGTCAACTGATTGAATATAAAGCCTATAAGGAAGCAGTCGTCTTTATGCGTGAACAAGAAGAACAACGGCTCGAGCTTTACAGCCGTCCAGGCGAAGATTTGACCCGCTACATGGCTGAGCACGTTCAACCGTATGACGGACCGCTCAACTTTTCTGACTTGTTACACGCCTATTCGAAGATGGTCGAACGCAAGCGTTGGAAAGAACGCCGGAAGAAGACGATTCAACGGGAGACGCGGACGCTCGAACAACAGATGGCGCGTCTGCACGATCACGTCTCATCGGAGCGGAGAACGTCGTTTTTCGCCTTCTTCGAGGAGCGGCCAGACGTCTCTGATCTCGTTGTCACGTTCATGGCGCTCCTTGAACTGATCAAACTGCGCGTCGTGACGACGACACAAGTCGACCGCGATATCGAGATCTCATTCGTCGAAACGTCAAAGGAAAGGGATGAGGCCGTTGTTGTCTTATGA
- the scpB gene encoding SMC-Scp complex subunit ScpB has translation MRPLLSYETIIESLLFVVGDEGMEVRALAETLDISEAAAREQLKKLEASFTNSGRPFQLIESAGVYKLVTIPDVSPYIQRYVGTMAEQALSRAAMETLVIIAYKQPVTRADIEEVRGVKVERVIHTLLSKGLIESAGRAKTLGRAKLYRTTEHFLDHFGFNSLDELPPLTFEDELSDEGDLFFAEPARHSQERLEKD, from the coding sequence ATGAGGCCGTTGTTGTCTTATGAAACGATCATTGAAAGTTTGCTGTTCGTCGTCGGTGACGAAGGCATGGAAGTGCGGGCGCTCGCTGAGACGCTCGACATTTCCGAAGCGGCTGCCCGTGAACAGTTGAAGAAGCTCGAGGCCTCGTTCACGAACTCAGGGAGACCGTTCCAGTTGATCGAGTCGGCGGGCGTATATAAGCTCGTGACGATCCCGGACGTCTCCCCATACATTCAGCGATACGTCGGAACGATGGCTGAACAGGCACTGTCGCGTGCGGCGATGGAGACGCTCGTCATCATCGCCTACAAGCAACCGGTGACACGGGCCGACATCGAAGAAGTACGCGGTGTCAAAGTCGAACGTGTCATTCATACGTTGCTCTCGAAAGGGCTCATCGAGTCGGCCGGACGGGCGAAGACGCTCGGCCGGGCTAAGCTGTATCGGACGACGGAGCATTTCCTCGACCATTTCGGTTTCAACTCGCTCGATGAATTGCCGCCATTAACATTTGAAGACGAGCTCTCGGACGAAGGCGATTTGTTCTTCGCAGAGCCGGCACGTCATTCGCAAGAAAGATTGGAGAAGGATTAA
- a CDS encoding pseudouridine synthase → MERLQKVIAQAGVASRRKAEEMILDGRVRVNGKVVRELGTKVGPKSEVEVDGVKIEQEEHVYYVLYKPSGYVSTVEDDKGRKVITDLVPPGARVFPVGRLDYNTTGLILLTNDGEFSNLMTHPKFKIPKRYVAKVKNIPSYIAIKELESGVELDDGYKTSSAKVRMKSVDHKKNTAIVELIISEGHNRQVRRMFEAIGSEVIKLKREQFGFLTLDGLTTGEWRELSRKEVSKLRELANPTVPPETRGKKKRK, encoded by the coding sequence ATGGAACGTTTACAAAAAGTAATTGCCCAAGCAGGTGTCGCCTCACGGCGTAAAGCAGAAGAAATGATTCTCGATGGACGGGTCCGTGTCAACGGAAAAGTCGTCCGCGAACTCGGAACGAAAGTCGGACCGAAGTCAGAAGTCGAAGTGGACGGTGTCAAAATCGAACAAGAAGAGCACGTGTATTACGTGCTGTACAAACCGAGCGGCTACGTCTCGACAGTCGAGGACGATAAAGGACGCAAAGTCATCACGGACCTCGTACCGCCAGGGGCACGTGTCTTCCCGGTCGGTCGTCTCGATTACAACACGACAGGATTGATCTTGTTGACGAACGATGGCGAATTCTCGAACTTGATGACGCATCCGAAGTTCAAGATTCCAAAACGTTATGTCGCGAAAGTGAAAAACATCCCGTCATACATCGCCATCAAAGAGCTGGAATCAGGCGTCGAACTCGATGACGGCTACAAGACGAGCAGTGCGAAAGTGCGTATGAAGTCGGTCGACCATAAGAAGAACACGGCAATCGTCGAACTCATCATTTCGGAAGGCCATAATCGCCAAGTGCGCCGTATGTTCGAAGCGATCGGATCAGAAGTGATCAAGTTGAAGCGCGAACAGTTCGGTTTCTTGACGCTCGACGGCTTGACGACGGGCGAATGGCGTGAGTTGTCACGTAAAGAAGTGTCGAAACTTCGCGAGCTCGCTAACCCGACGGTTCCGCCTGAAACGCGTGGCAAGAAAAAGAGAAAATGA
- a CDS encoding redoxin domain-containing protein, with product MTKESKSGDRMQQAMAHKKKRSFWRLMVMTMVLFAGAVVIMQLIEQAGSDGRVAAGDDAPNFKLVSLDGATMVERETYEGKGLLLNFWGTFCEPCKKEMPVVQANYDALQDMGVDFWAVNVGETPLRVDNFVNDLGVELDYPILMDTRSEVEKAYGIYNLPVTFVIDENGKVIEKYEGELTKEKLMELAEKSL from the coding sequence ATGACGAAAGAGTCGAAATCGGGTGACCGCATGCAACAAGCGATGGCCCACAAGAAAAAACGGTCGTTTTGGCGGTTGATGGTCATGACGATGGTGCTGTTCGCCGGTGCGGTCGTCATCATGCAGTTGATCGAGCAGGCCGGGAGTGACGGACGCGTCGCGGCCGGAGACGACGCGCCGAACTTTAAGCTCGTCAGTCTGGACGGTGCGACGATGGTTGAGCGCGAAACATATGAAGGCAAAGGGCTCCTGTTGAACTTCTGGGGCACGTTCTGTGAGCCGTGTAAAAAAGAGATGCCGGTCGTTCAAGCGAACTACGATGCGCTTCAAGACATGGGCGTCGATTTTTGGGCCGTCAACGTCGGTGAGACACCGCTGCGTGTCGACAACTTCGTGAACGACCTCGGCGTCGAACTCGACTATCCGATTTTGATGGACACACGGAGTGAAGTCGAGAAGGCGTACGGCATCTATAACTTGCCCGTGACGTTCGTCATCGACGAGAACGGTAAAGTGATCGAGAAATACGAAGGTGAACTCACGAAAGAGAAACTGATGGAGTTGGCCGAGAAGTCATTGTAA
- the resB gene encoding cytochrome c biogenesis protein ResB, which translates to MLDMKYDGADLRSKRRPKSWIDRVWSFFASVKVGLWLIGLIIVGSAVGTIFPQEMYIPQQLPASQYYTQEYGTAGTIYYSLGFHNLYTSWWYISLIVMLTLSLIVASIDRFVPLYKALKYQPVRRTERFMRGQRLIGEGGGTEAQIDMMEQSLKAKRYRVKRDGDALLAEKHRFGRWGPYVNHVGLVIFFIGAMLRVFPAFHTDTLEWVREGDTVALEATGDEYYLRNDQFILEMYDPENNEEDAKFAEAIEKVGAVPKNYETELTLFKKAGTNEDGSPRLEEVETGSTKVNHPFKFDKYEVYQEQYSSRPEFLSMSFSVGDKETGDIYGPFTVDMNDPETTYELGEVAVSLRDLYPDFEIRNGEPDTKSPRALNPAFFFVVDTPEGTTETNLIGIRMNVADENNRYAIQFAGTELASTSGLRVKSDSTYPILIVGGTIFMIGIVMGMYWPHRRVWIRRHDDSDVLVAGFTNKNPSSLRREVSPLLEKAGLPIWEDQAMFEKQTDANSTNERGES; encoded by the coding sequence ATGCTAGATATGAAATACGACGGCGCCGATTTGCGATCGAAGCGACGTCCGAAGTCATGGATTGACCGTGTTTGGAGCTTTTTTGCATCGGTAAAAGTCGGGCTCTGGTTGATCGGGCTCATCATCGTCGGTTCGGCAGTCGGTACGATCTTCCCTCAGGAGATGTACATTCCACAGCAGTTGCCGGCGAGTCAATACTATACGCAAGAGTATGGGACGGCAGGGACGATCTATTACTCGCTCGGTTTCCATAACTTGTATACATCATGGTGGTACATCAGTCTCATCGTCATGTTGACGTTATCGCTCATCGTCGCTTCAATCGATCGGTTCGTACCGCTCTACAAGGCGCTCAAGTATCAACCGGTCCGTCGCACGGAACGGTTCATGCGCGGACAACGATTGATTGGAGAAGGCGGCGGTACGGAAGCGCAGATCGATATGATGGAACAGTCGCTTAAAGCGAAACGTTACCGTGTTAAACGAGACGGGGACGCGCTTCTCGCCGAGAAACACCGCTTCGGTCGTTGGGGTCCTTACGTCAACCACGTTGGTCTTGTCATCTTCTTCATCGGGGCGATGCTTCGCGTCTTCCCAGCGTTCCATACCGATACGCTTGAATGGGTGCGTGAAGGGGATACGGTCGCGCTAGAAGCGACCGGGGACGAATACTATCTCCGGAACGACCAGTTCATCCTCGAGATGTACGACCCGGAAAACAATGAAGAAGACGCCAAGTTCGCCGAGGCGATCGAGAAGGTCGGCGCCGTCCCGAAAAACTATGAGACGGAGTTGACGCTGTTTAAGAAAGCCGGGACGAACGAAGACGGTTCGCCTCGCCTTGAAGAAGTCGAGACAGGCTCGACGAAAGTGAACCATCCGTTCAAGTTCGACAAATACGAAGTGTATCAAGAGCAGTATTCGAGTCGTCCGGAATTCTTATCGATGTCGTTCAGTGTCGGTGACAAAGAGACGGGCGACATTTACGGACCGTTCACGGTCGACATGAACGACCCGGAGACGACGTACGAGCTCGGTGAAGTAGCCGTGTCGCTTCGAGATTTGTATCCTGATTTTGAAATCCGAAACGGTGAGCCGGACACGAAATCGCCGCGGGCGCTCAATCCGGCCTTCTTCTTCGTGGTCGATACACCGGAAGGGACGACCGAAACGAATTTGATCGGCATCCGCATGAACGTCGCCGATGAAAACAACCGCTACGCCATCCAGTTCGCGGGGACAGAGTTGGCGAGTACGAGTGGCCTCCGGGTCAAGAGTGACTCGACGTATCCGATTCTCATTGTCGGTGGGACGATTTTCATGATCGGGATCGTGATGGGGATGTATTGGCCACACCGTCGTGTATGGATTCGACGTCATGACGACTCGGACGTGCTCGTCGCAGGCTTCACGAACAAAAACCCATCGTCGCTTCGCCGTGAAGTATCACCGCTTCTTGAGAAGGCGGGACTGCCGATTTGGGAAGACCAGGCGATGTTTGAGAAACAGACAGATGCCAACTCAACAAATGAAAGAGGGGAATCTTAA